Proteins from a single region of Bradyrhizobium diazoefficiens:
- the ald gene encoding alanine dehydrogenase, translated as MRIGVPKEIKVQEYRVGLTPGAVREYVAAGHQVIVETDAGSGIGAPDEVYQRAGASIAASASDIFASSDMIVKVKEPQKSEWARLRESQILFTYLHLAPDPEQAKGLLASGCTAIAYETVTDAAGNLPLLAPMSEVAGRLAIEAAGAALKRSAGGRGLLLGGVPGVQPARVVVLGGGVVGMQAARMAAGLGAEVTVIDRSIPRLRELDDLFAGRVRTRFSTIESVEEEVFNADVVIGAVLVPGASAPKLVTRAMLKSMRPGAVLVDVAIDQGGCFETSHPTTHTEPTYEVDGVVHYCVANMPGAVPVTSSQALNNATLPFGLMLADKGFAAVLENPHLRNGLNVHRGRITNKAVAESLGLEFAPVGSGLAA; from the coding sequence ATGCGCATCGGTGTGCCCAAGGAGATCAAGGTCCAGGAATATCGCGTGGGGCTCACCCCGGGCGCCGTTCGCGAATATGTCGCGGCCGGGCATCAGGTGATCGTCGAGACGGACGCCGGCAGCGGCATCGGCGCGCCCGACGAGGTGTATCAGCGGGCGGGGGCGTCCATTGCCGCGAGCGCGAGCGACATCTTCGCCAGCTCCGACATGATCGTGAAGGTGAAAGAGCCGCAGAAGAGCGAATGGGCCCGGCTCCGTGAGAGCCAGATCCTGTTCACCTACCTTCATCTCGCGCCGGATCCCGAACAGGCCAAGGGCCTGCTGGCATCCGGCTGCACTGCGATTGCCTATGAAACCGTCACCGACGCGGCTGGCAACCTCCCTCTGCTTGCGCCGATGAGCGAAGTCGCCGGCCGCCTTGCCATCGAGGCCGCCGGCGCCGCGCTCAAGCGATCGGCCGGCGGTCGCGGGCTGCTGCTCGGCGGCGTCCCCGGCGTGCAGCCGGCGCGTGTCGTCGTGCTCGGCGGCGGCGTGGTGGGAATGCAGGCCGCGCGCATGGCCGCAGGCCTTGGCGCCGAAGTCACCGTGATCGACCGCTCGATTCCTCGCTTGCGCGAACTCGATGATCTCTTCGCCGGACGTGTGCGTACCCGTTTCTCGACGATCGAGTCCGTCGAAGAAGAAGTGTTCAATGCCGACGTCGTGATCGGCGCCGTTCTGGTGCCCGGTGCGAGCGCGCCAAAACTCGTCACCCGCGCAATGCTGAAGTCGATGCGGCCGGGTGCGGTGCTGGTCGACGTCGCGATCGACCAGGGCGGCTGCTTCGAGACCTCGCATCCGACCACGCATACGGAGCCGACCTACGAGGTCGACGGCGTCGTGCATTATTGCGTGGCCAACATGCCGGGCGCGGTGCCGGTGACCTCCAGCCAGGCGCTGAACAACGCGACGCTGCCGTTCGGCCTGATGCTCGCCGACAAGGGCTTTGCGGCAGTGCTGGAAAACCCGCATCTGCGCAACGGGCTGAATGTCCATCGCGGCCGCATCACCAACAAGGCGGTGGCAGAGAGTCTCGGGCTGGAGTTCGCACCCGTCGGGAGCGGGCTCGCGGCATAA
- a CDS encoding putative sulfate exporter family transporter, protein MSQNQASSPADAKPATAASRILALIPGILLCIAVAGVSAVLERAELSVFEHPYVEALVMAILLGMALRSFWKPAPRWQAGIAFSAKQLLEVAVMLLGASISFAAIAASGIALLASIAAVVVIALCVSFGLSRMLGLSSRLSVLIACGNSICGNSAIAAVAPIIGASSDEIASSISFTAILGVMMVLGLPLLIPLLQLTATQYGILAGLTVYAVPQVLAATVPAGLISTQIGTLVKLMRVLMLGPVVVGLSLVASRWQTDAKKTNIGFFRLVPWFILGFLALATLRSLEIVPGTVVGPVTKITSFLTVVSMAALGLGVDVRVLANVGGRVTAAVTLSLMLLLGISITLVHWFQ, encoded by the coding sequence GTGTCGCAGAATCAAGCATCCAGCCCGGCCGATGCCAAGCCGGCCACCGCTGCCAGCCGTATCCTCGCGCTGATTCCCGGCATTCTCCTGTGTATCGCCGTGGCTGGCGTCTCGGCCGTGCTGGAACGGGCCGAGCTCAGCGTCTTCGAGCACCCCTATGTCGAGGCGCTGGTGATGGCGATCCTGCTGGGGATGGCCTTGCGCAGTTTCTGGAAGCCGGCGCCGCGCTGGCAGGCCGGCATCGCCTTCAGCGCCAAGCAACTGCTCGAAGTCGCGGTCATGCTGCTCGGCGCCTCGATCAGCTTTGCCGCCATCGCGGCCTCGGGGATCGCGCTTCTGGCGTCGATTGCGGCGGTGGTCGTCATCGCGCTCTGCGTCTCCTTCGGTCTCAGCCGGATGCTCGGGCTGTCGAGCCGGCTGTCGGTCCTGATTGCCTGCGGCAATTCCATCTGCGGCAATTCCGCGATCGCGGCGGTGGCGCCGATCATTGGCGCGAGCAGCGACGAGATCGCATCCTCGATCTCCTTCACCGCCATCCTCGGCGTGATGATGGTGCTCGGCCTGCCGTTGCTGATTCCTCTGCTGCAGCTCACCGCCACGCAATACGGTATTCTCGCGGGTCTGACCGTGTATGCCGTCCCGCAGGTGCTCGCGGCGACCGTCCCGGCAGGCCTGATCTCCACGCAGATCGGCACGCTTGTGAAGCTGATGCGCGTGCTGATGCTCGGCCCCGTAGTGGTCGGGCTCTCGCTGGTCGCCTCGCGTTGGCAGACAGACGCCAAGAAGACCAATATCGGCTTCTTCCGTCTGGTCCCGTGGTTCATTCTCGGCTTCCTCGCGCTGGCGACGCTGCGCTCGCTCGAGATCGTGCCGGGCACGGTGGTCGGCCCCGTGACGAAGATCACCAGCTTCCTCACGGTGGTGTCGATGGCGGCGCTGGGTTTGGGCGTCGACGTACGCGTGCTGGCAAATGTCGGGGGCAGGGTGACGGCGGCCGTCACATTGTCGCTAATGCTGCTGCTCGGCATCAGCATCACTTTGGTGCACTGGTTTCAGTAA
- a CDS encoding fumarylacetoacetate hydrolase family protein — MTTLTVKDLLPEDGTRGTLVGRVWLPQVNGPAVVAVRGEGVFDVTAKFPTVSALCEEDNPAKALAATKGEPIGDLEAIVANTAPDGRDQKRPWLLAPVDLQTLKAAGVTFAISMLERVIEERAKGNPASAEAIRTEVTRLIGDDLSKLKPGSDQAMHLKQVLIDQNAWSQYLEVGIGPDAEVFTKAPTLSSVGTGMDAGLHPKSTWNNPEPELVLFVSSRGTIVGGALGNDVNLRDFEGRSALLLSKAKDNNASCAIGPLLRLFDDTFTLDDARQLDISLNVTGTDGFVLDGHSSISKISRDPIDLVAQTIGKVHQYPDGFVLFLGTMFAPVRDRDAAGQGFTHKRDDIVTIAAPQLGKLVNRMRTSDECEPWTFGIGALMKNLAQRKLI, encoded by the coding sequence ATGACGACATTGACTGTTAAGGATCTTCTCCCCGAGGACGGCACCCGGGGAACGCTCGTCGGCCGGGTCTGGCTGCCGCAGGTGAATGGCCCGGCCGTGGTCGCCGTGCGTGGCGAGGGCGTCTTCGACGTCACCGCCAAATTCCCGACCGTCAGCGCGCTTTGCGAAGAGGACAATCCCGCCAAGGCGCTTGCCGCGACCAAGGGCGAACCCATCGGCGATCTCGAAGCGATCGTGGCCAATACCGCCCCCGATGGGCGCGACCAAAAAAGGCCATGGCTGCTTGCGCCCGTCGATCTCCAGACGCTGAAGGCCGCCGGCGTCACCTTTGCGATCTCGATGCTGGAGCGCGTGATCGAGGAGCGCGCGAAGGGCAACCCGGCTTCGGCCGAAGCGATCCGCACAGAGGTGACGCGGCTCATCGGCGACGATCTGTCAAAGCTCAAGCCGGGCTCGGACCAGGCCATGCATCTGAAGCAGGTGCTGATCGACCAGAACGCCTGGAGCCAGTATCTCGAGGTCGGTATTGGCCCCGATGCCGAAGTCTTCACCAAGGCGCCGACGTTGTCCTCGGTCGGCACTGGCATGGATGCCGGGCTGCATCCGAAATCGACCTGGAACAATCCCGAGCCCGAGCTCGTGCTGTTCGTCTCGAGCCGCGGCACGATCGTCGGCGGCGCGCTCGGCAACGACGTGAATTTGCGCGACTTTGAGGGACGCTCGGCGCTGCTCTTGTCGAAGGCCAAGGACAACAACGCCTCCTGCGCGATCGGCCCGCTGCTGCGCCTGTTCGACGACACCTTCACGCTCGACGACGCGCGCCAGCTCGACATCAGCCTGAACGTGACGGGCACGGACGGTTTCGTCCTCGACGGCCACTCCTCGATCAGCAAGATCAGCCGCGATCCGATCGACCTCGTCGCGCAGACCATCGGCAAGGTGCATCAATATCCTGATGGATTCGTGCTGTTCCTCGGCACGATGTTCGCGCCGGTTAGGGATCGCGATGCGGCAGGGCAGGGTTTTACGCACAAGCGCGACGACATCGTCACGATCGCAGCACCTCAGCTCGGCAAGCTCGTCAACCGCATGCGCACCAGTGACGAGTGCGAGCCGTGGACGTTCGGCATCGGAGCGCTGATGAAGAACCTGGCTCAGCGGAAGCTGATTTAG
- the ytfQ gene encoding galactofuranose ABC transporter, galactofuranose-binding protein YtfQ — translation MNFKALFAASATAALLLALPANAAELTIGFSQIGSESGWRAAETSVSKQEAAKRKVNLKIADAQQKQENQIKAIRSFIAQNVDAIFLAPVVSTGWDSVLKEAKEAKIPVVLLDRDIDPSGKELYLTAVTSDSVHEGEVAGDWLAKTVGDKACNIVELQGTVGASVAANRKKGFDTAIAKHANLKVVRSQTGDFTRAKGKEVMESFIKAEGGGKTICAVYAHNDDMMVGAIQAMKEAGLKPGKDILTVSIDAVPDIFKAMAAGEANATVELTPNMAGPALDAVAAFKDKGTVPPKWIQTESKLYTAADNPQKIYDSKKGLGY, via the coding sequence ATGAACTTCAAAGCCCTCTTTGCGGCCAGCGCCACCGCCGCGTTGCTGCTCGCGCTGCCGGCCAATGCCGCCGAGCTCACCATTGGCTTCTCGCAGATCGGATCGGAATCCGGCTGGCGCGCGGCCGAGACCTCGGTCTCCAAGCAGGAAGCCGCCAAGCGCAAGGTCAATCTCAAGATCGCCGACGCGCAGCAGAAGCAGGAGAACCAGATCAAGGCGATCCGCTCTTTCATCGCGCAGAATGTCGATGCGATCTTTCTCGCGCCCGTCGTCTCGACGGGTTGGGATTCGGTGCTGAAGGAAGCGAAGGAGGCCAAGATCCCGGTCGTGCTGCTCGACCGCGACATCGATCCCTCCGGCAAGGAGCTCTATCTCACCGCCGTCACCTCGGACAGCGTGCACGAAGGCGAGGTCGCTGGCGACTGGCTGGCCAAGACGGTCGGCGATAAGGCCTGCAACATCGTCGAATTGCAGGGCACGGTCGGCGCGAGCGTCGCCGCCAACCGCAAGAAGGGCTTTGACACCGCCATCGCCAAGCACGCCAATTTGAAGGTGGTGCGCAGCCAGACCGGCGACTTCACCCGCGCCAAGGGCAAGGAAGTCATGGAGAGCTTCATCAAGGCCGAAGGCGGCGGCAAGACGATCTGCGCGGTCTATGCGCACAACGACGACATGATGGTCGGCGCGATCCAGGCGATGAAGGAGGCCGGCCTCAAGCCCGGCAAGGACATCCTCACCGTCTCGATCGACGCGGTTCCGGACATCTTCAAGGCGATGGCGGCGGGTGAAGCCAACGCCACGGTGGAGCTAACGCCGAACATGGCGGGCCCCGCGCTCGATGCCGTCGCGGCCTTCAAGGACAAGGGCACGGTTCCGCCGAAATGGATCCAGACCGAATCCAAGCTCTATACTGCCGCCGACAATCCGCAGAAGATCTACGACAGCAAGAAGGGCCTCGGTTACTGA
- a CDS encoding sugar ABC transporter ATP-binding protein, which yields MENSLDPAPPLLEVRGISKSFGAVRALQDVDFTLRAGEIHALLGENGAGKSTLIKVVTGVFPRDAGVVRLGGEEVAPRSAKSALQAGIATVYQEVNLLPNLSVAQNLFLDRQPMRFGIVREGEMRRRAKALLADFGLEIDVAAPLGNYSVAIQHVTAIARAVDLSARVLILDEPTASLDRHEVEILFGSMRHLARRGIGIVFVSHFLDQVYEISDRITVLRNGRLVGERETASLPRLELIRMMLGRELAETTSARAAAGEHKAREVCASFENYGKAGYVAPFNLELRHGEVVGLAGLLGSGRTETARLVFGAERADGGQARVEGASVRLQSPRDGVRHGFGYCPEERKTDGIVAELTVRENIALALQAKRGLHRPLSRREQDEIANRYVKMLDIRPPDPERPVGLLSGGNQQKVLLARWLATSPRLLVLDEPTRGIDVGAHAEIIRLIRDLCDDGLALLVISSELDEIVTYSDRVVVLRDRAHVDELSGEAIDVTNILAAIAADGAAMQEARA from the coding sequence ATGGAGAACAGCCTTGATCCTGCTCCGCCCCTGCTGGAGGTGCGCGGGATCAGCAAAAGCTTCGGTGCGGTGCGCGCGTTGCAGGACGTCGACTTCACGCTTCGCGCCGGCGAAATCCATGCATTGCTCGGCGAGAACGGCGCCGGAAAATCCACGCTGATCAAGGTCGTCACCGGCGTGTTCCCGCGCGATGCCGGTGTCGTCCGTCTGGGCGGCGAAGAAGTCGCGCCGCGTTCGGCCAAGTCGGCGCTCCAGGCCGGCATTGCCACCGTCTATCAGGAAGTCAATCTGCTGCCGAACCTGTCGGTGGCGCAGAACCTGTTTCTCGACCGCCAGCCGATGCGCTTCGGCATCGTGCGCGAAGGCGAGATGCGCCGCCGTGCGAAAGCCCTGCTCGCGGATTTCGGCCTCGAGATCGATGTTGCTGCACCGCTCGGCAATTATTCAGTGGCGATACAACACGTTACCGCGATCGCGCGCGCCGTCGATCTGTCCGCGCGCGTGCTGATCCTGGACGAGCCCACCGCGAGTCTCGACCGTCACGAGGTCGAGATCCTGTTCGGCAGCATGCGTCACCTCGCCAGGCGCGGCATCGGCATTGTCTTCGTCAGCCATTTTCTCGATCAGGTCTACGAGATCTCCGACCGCATCACCGTGCTGCGCAACGGCCGGCTGGTCGGCGAGCGCGAGACCGCCTCGCTGCCGCGGCTGGAGCTGATTCGGATGATGCTTGGCCGCGAACTCGCCGAGACCACCAGCGCGCGGGCGGCAGCGGGCGAACACAAGGCGCGCGAGGTCTGCGCCAGTTTTGAGAATTACGGCAAGGCCGGCTACGTCGCCCCATTCAATCTCGAGCTGCGCCATGGCGAGGTCGTCGGCCTCGCCGGGCTGCTCGGCTCGGGCCGCACCGAGACGGCGCGGTTGGTATTCGGCGCCGAGCGCGCCGATGGCGGGCAGGCGAGAGTGGAAGGCGCCTCCGTGCGACTCCAGTCGCCGCGTGACGGCGTACGTCACGGCTTCGGCTATTGTCCGGAGGAGCGCAAGACCGACGGCATCGTCGCCGAGCTCACCGTGCGCGAGAACATCGCTCTCGCGCTCCAGGCCAAGCGCGGTCTGCACCGTCCGCTGTCGCGTCGCGAACAGGACGAGATCGCGAACCGTTACGTCAAGATGCTCGACATCCGCCCGCCCGATCCCGAACGCCCGGTGGGCCTTTTGTCCGGCGGAAATCAGCAAAAAGTGCTGCTGGCGCGCTGGCTCGCGACTTCTCCGCGGCTGCTGGTGCTGGATGAACCCACGCGCGGCATCGATGTCGGCGCACATGCGGAGATCATCCGCCTGATCCGCGATCTCTGCGACGACGGGCTGGCGCTGCTCGTGATCTCCTCCGAGCTCGACGAGATCGTGACCTATTCCGACCGCGTGGTCGTGCTGCGCGATCGCGCCCATGTCGATGAGCTCTCGGGCGAAGCAATCGACGTCACCAACATTCTCGCCGCCATCGCGGCCGATGGCGCCGCGATGCAAGAGGCCCGGGCATGA